TGCCCGCTTTGGTGAAACACGTATCGGTGCCGGAACCCGTATCGATAACCAGGTTCAAATTGGACATAATGTTCAAATTGGCAAGAGCTGCATTATTGTTTCTCAGGTGGGTATTGCGGGATCGTGTATCATTGGTGATTATGCCATTCTTGCTGGTCAAGCGGGCTTGGCGCCCCATGTTGAGGTGGGCTCGGGGGCGCGCATTGGTGCCAGTACAGGGCTGGCCTCCGGTAAAGTGCCTGAGGGTGAAACCTGGACCGGTTGGTGGGGGCAGCCGCACAGGGAAAATATGCTGCAGATTAGTACTTTAAAGAAACTTCCTGCCTTTATGAAGCAGGTGAAGGCATTTATGAAAAAGATGGAGAATACCCCATGAACATGACCAGCCATGTGCAAAACCGCTATGCCGCAGGTGCCCAGGCCGTTGAGCCAGAGCTGTGCTGCCCGGTGGACTATGATCAAGATCTTTTGAAACTGTTGCCTAAAGAGATTGTTGATCGGGATTATGGATGTGGGGATCCCTCCCGCTATGTCAAAGCGGGTGATACCGTTTTGGATTTAGGCTCTGGTGGCGGTAAAATCTGCTACATGGCAGCTCAATTGGTGGGAGAGGGCGGGCGTGTGATCGGTGTGGATATGACCGATGATATGCTGGCTTTAGCCCGCCAGTTTCAGTCTGAGATGGCCGAGAAGTTGGGTGAGGATCGGGTTGCGTTCCATAAGGGGCAAATTCAGGATTTGGCGTTGAGTTTGGATGCGGTCTCGGCCTATTTAGCTGAACACCCCGTGCAGAGCGTGGAGCAGATGCAAGCCTTTGAGGCTTGGAAGCAGGCTCAGCGCTCAGAAAGCCCAATGATTCCATCCAACTCTGTGGATCTGGTGGTTTCCAACTGCGTGCTGAACTTGGTGGATGATGCCCATAAGCAGCAGTTAATGTCAGAAATTTTTAGAGTTCTTAAGCCTGGAGGCCGAGCAGCAATCTCCGATATTGTCAGTGATGCACCCATTCCTGATGCAATGAAAAATGATCCTGAACTCTGGTCTGGTTGTATTTCTGGTGCTTTTGAAGAGGCAGGGTTTGGGGATGCTTTCCGTGCGGCTGGCTTTGTGGGGGTTGCTTACGATAAGTGGGATGAAAAACCGTGGCGGGTAGAGGGGGGCATTGAGTTCCGCTCTGTCACCATCGTAGCTCATAAGCCGCCCGTGGTTGATCCATCCGATCAAGGCCATGCTGTTATTTATAAAGGCCCCTTTACCCATGTCACCGATGAGTGGGAAAATATCTACCCCTGTGGGCAACGTATTGCGGTCAATAAGCAGACCTATGAGCTGCTGGGGCGTGAGCCTTATGTCGAACATTTTATTCGCATGGCACCGGCACGGAGTATGTTGCCAACACCCTTTACCCAAGGTCCCGGTACCATCCGTCCTGTTGAGATGATTCGAGGTGGCTCCAGCAGCAGTGGTGGAAGCTGCACCCCTGGTGGGGGCTGCTGTTGAGATTAAATTTGGCACTGATGGCCCGTGTACCCCAGCTTGGTAAGGTTAAAACCAGGCTGGCGGCTACACTGGGTGATCAGACCGCATTGCATGCCCACTGTACGTTATTGAAACATGTGGCCAAACAGCTTCATGCTTGGCCCGGCTCATTGACCTTATGGGCAACCCCTTCCGCTGAACATCCCCTGTTTGAACAACTATTCCCTACGGCTCAACGATCTCTTCAGCCCCAGGGGGATTTGGGTGAGCGTCTGATGCATGCGGTGGATAGCGGCTTGCAACAAGCTGATGGTGTCGTGTTGTTAGGGGCGGATGCCGCTTCTGTTACACCGGCATTGTTGCTACAGGCCGCCCAAGCATTGCTTACCCATGATGTTGTGATGGCCCCTGCTGAGGATGGGGGCTATATTCTGCTGGGGGTTAAACAGTGTGTGCCCAGCCTGTTTCAGCAGATTACCTGGGGTGGGGAGGCTGTGGCTCAGCAAACCCGACAGGCTATTGTTAAGCAGGGGCTGACGCTGTGGGAAAGTGAACCGCAGTGGGATGTGGATACCCCCGAAGATTGGAGCCGTTTTTTACAGAACTTTCAGCCTAACTGAGTACCGGTTTTGGTTGAGTAATAGAGGTGTCTTATTACTGGTATGCCATCTCTGTGTCTCCTATCCCCATTCCATGAGATCTCTCCGGCTTTAGTGTAGGTAGCTTCTCCTTCACAGATCTTATTCTGAGCTAAATGGGGATCCGCTTTTCCTCTCTTTGGTTTTTTCCTGCACGCTTACCACGCAAAAAAATGGTGTTTCAGTAGTCGCGTCAGCCTGTACTTGATCTAGGTCTAATATGGGGCGCTGTTAAGTCGATGGCCTTTATGGTGTATGCCATGCTCCGATAGATCTCTTAATCTAAGTGTACTTTCGCCTACATTTGATCGACAAGCCAACGATTCTGTTTACCTTTTAAAAGTGCCACTATTCGGTCAAATATGGAAAGTCGATAGGTAGAAATATCACTGTTTCGGCATGGCTCGATCACCAAATTTAGTGGGGGGTATTCAATTCCAAAATGGTGCGGGTTTCTACTGTTTCTGCGTGCCAATTAGGCTATGATCGTTCTTTCTTCATGCACAGTTTGATATCTTTTATGGTTGAACGTGACGGATCTTGCTTTGAATCGATGGATTACCCAAAAACGTGCCCAGCTCGATGAGCTGGTCAATGCTGCTATGGACCGCTCCGTTCGTCTGGCTGTTACCGGCTTAAGCCAGAGCGGCAAGACGGTCTTTATCAATGCGTTGACCCATCAAATCTTACACGGCTTTCATGGGGCTGGTGCAGCTCACTTGGATGTGCTCACCCAAGGTCGCTTTAAAGGTTCTATCACACTGCCCACCGGCCCGGGGGATGCCCCTCGTTTTCCCTATGAAGACCAAATTCAACAGTTAACCGCCGACCAGCCTTTATGGCCCCGTGCCACGGATGGTTTGAGCGAAGTGCGTCTGGCCATCCGTTATCAGCCCTCAGGTATGTTCAAACGTCGCC
The sequence above is drawn from the Magnetococcus sp. PR-3 genome and encodes:
- a CDS encoding methyltransferase domain-containing protein, encoding MNMTSHVQNRYAAGAQAVEPELCCPVDYDQDLLKLLPKEIVDRDYGCGDPSRYVKAGDTVLDLGSGGGKICYMAAQLVGEGGRVIGVDMTDDMLALARQFQSEMAEKLGEDRVAFHKGQIQDLALSLDAVSAYLAEHPVQSVEQMQAFEAWKQAQRSESPMIPSNSVDLVVSNCVLNLVDDAHKQQLMSEIFRVLKPGGRAAISDIVSDAPIPDAMKNDPELWSGCISGAFEEAGFGDAFRAAGFVGVAYDKWDEKPWRVEGGIEFRSVTIVAHKPPVVDPSDQGHAVIYKGPFTHVTDEWENIYPCGQRIAVNKQTYELLGREPYVEHFIRMAPARSMLPTPFTQGPGTIRPVEMIRGGSSSSGGSCTPGGGCC
- a CDS encoding TIGR04282 family arsenosugar biosynthesis glycosyltransferase — its product is MRLNLALMARVPQLGKVKTRLAATLGDQTALHAHCTLLKHVAKQLHAWPGSLTLWATPSAEHPLFEQLFPTAQRSLQPQGDLGERLMHAVDSGLQQADGVVLLGADAASVTPALLLQAAQALLTHDVVMAPAEDGGYILLGVKQCVPSLFQQITWGGEAVAQQTRQAIVKQGLTLWESEPQWDVDTPEDWSRFLQNFQPN